Within Fusibacter sp. A1, the genomic segment TTAAGGAGCGTATCGATGATTTTATTCAGTCGATCCATCTCCGAATTGATATCCTGCATAAAATCCTCGTACACCAACAGATCGTCAGGTTTTGACAGCGACAGGGTCTCAGCGATGATTTTCATAGACGCGATCGGGGTCCTCAGCTCATGGGATACATTGGAAACAAACTTCTTACGCATCTCATCGACATGGTATAACTTGGTGATCATCGTATTGAAGGACTCCGCCAGGTTTCCTAGTTCGTCCCTGCTGTGGATTTTGGCCTTTTGATTCTTGTTTCCAAGCGCTACTTCCTTGACGACTTGCGTCAAGTTCTCAATCGGTGTGGAAAAGATATCGGTGAAGATAAAACTGACGACCGCTGTGATGATGATCGCTCCGATCGAAAGTCGGTAAAAGTTCTCCGAAATCTCCTTGATCTGATTGAAGATATCGACAGGCGAAGAGGACATGAGGATCGCTCCTATGACATTCCCCGATTCATAGACCGGTACGCCTACATAAATCGCCTTTCCGATATCAGAGAAGTTATACGCCTGGGCGGATGAAAACCCGTTTAGGGCGTTCACCACTTCATCGATGCTATTAAGACTCGCGCCGTAGTAGTCGTCAAAGGAATCAACGATAACCTCTCCCGACCGGTCGACTACGAGAACTCTTGTGTTCAACCTAAGGCTTAAGCTTTTAATAATGCTTTCGGCATAATCTAAGGATTGTCTGTTCTGATAAGAACTGATGGACGGGGCGATCTGATCTGAAACAATCGTTCCTTGACTAAGCAAATTGTCTTTCTTCTCTTCCATCAAGTATTCAGTAAGCGACGCGTTGATGAATGCGTTGATGAGAAGCAGTGAAATGAGCACTAATAACAAATAGGTGGAAACAAGCTTCCACCTAATGCTAAAATACAATTTATTCATTTCTAAAATAATATCCGACGCCCCACTTGGTCAAGATGTATTCAGGCTGCGAGGAATTGGTTTCTATCTTCTCCCTCAAACGTCTGATATGAACATCTACAGTGCGGACATCTCCAAAATACTCATAGCCCCATATGATTTCAAGCAATTCTTCTCTTGAGTAGACTTTACCCTTATTCACCGCCAAAAGAAGCAGCAGGTCGAACTCTTTTGCAGTCAGGTTGATATCGCGTCCTGCAAGCATCACCTTACGGCCAAGCGTATTGATTTGGAACTCGTCCACTTTAAGCACGCTTGTCGTGGAAATCTTGTCGCTCACCTGCACACGTCTTAGAATAGCTTTGATTCTAGCTTTTAGTTCTAAAATATTAAATGGTTTTGTCAAATAGTCATCAGCGCCATATTCAAGACCTAGCACTTTTGATGAATCATCACCTTTTGCAGTTAAAATGATAATCGGAACCGTAGAAGACTCACGAAGCTTTCTGCAAACTTCCAGTCCATCCATTTTAGGGAGCATCAAGTCCAGAACAATTAGGTCGTATTCGTACTCTCTTGCCTTGTTGTAGGCTTCCTCGCCGT encodes:
- a CDS encoding response regulator transcription factor yields the protein MSKKLLVVDDEPVLLKGLKYSLEQENYVIETAVDGEEAYNKAREYEYDLIVLDLMLPKMDGLEVCRKLRESSTVPIIILTAKGDDSSKVLGLEYGADDYLTKPFNILELKARIKAILRRVQVSDKISTTSVLKVDEFQINTLGRKVMLAGRDINLTAKEFDLLLLLAVNKGKVYSREELLEIIWGYEYFGDVRTVDVHIRRLREKIETNSSQPEYILTKWGVGYYFRNE
- a CDS encoding cell wall metabolism sensor histidine kinase WalK, which gives rise to MNKLYFSIRWKLVSTYLLLVLISLLLINAFINASLTEYLMEEKKDNLLSQGTIVSDQIAPSISSYQNRQSLDYAESIIKSLSLRLNTRVLVVDRSGEVIVDSFDDYYGASLNSIDEVVNALNGFSSAQAYNFSDIGKAIYVGVPVYESGNVIGAILMSSSPVDIFNQIKEISENFYRLSIGAIIITAVVSFIFTDIFSTPIENLTQVVKEVALGNKNQKAKIHSRDELGNLAESFNTMITKLYHVDEMRKKFVSNVSHELRTPIASMKIIAETLSLSKPDDLLVYEDFMQDINSEMDRLNKIIDTLLNLVNLEKDELQLEYQPVVFNQLVKHTIQTIKPLAEQKDIHLTYEDTDPINTVVDSLKIRQCLINIINNAVKYTPDGGYVHVELYANREDLVVKVKDTGIGIPEEDLPHIFDRFYRVDEARARDTGGSGLGLSIAHQIISLHQGRIEVQSQAGVGTEFFIILPRKSES